In one window of Desulforhabdus amnigena DNA:
- a CDS encoding DOMON-like domain-containing protein: MNRTPFSLKPFLPLPTAHIPKVEISGDIGRCSDGFAIRYLFVDPLGKTSIPVRADVPLRRHGLWEETCFEFFLAVKNSPSYWEFNLSPSGHWNVYRFSEYRQNMQEETRFSSLPFDIRVLSSGGLSLALEMDLGIFMKRGLPLEVGVSAVIRQKDGNVTYWALSHAGRQADFHRRDGFAVECKA, encoded by the coding sequence ATGAATCGGACCCCTTTTTCTCTGAAGCCTTTCCTCCCTCTCCCCACCGCACATATCCCAAAGGTCGAGATCTCGGGCGACATCGGCCGCTGTTCCGACGGGTTTGCCATTCGCTATCTGTTTGTGGACCCTCTTGGAAAAACCTCGATCCCAGTGCGTGCAGATGTCCCGCTTCGCAGGCATGGACTATGGGAGGAGACGTGTTTTGAATTTTTCCTGGCGGTCAAGAATTCTCCCTCTTATTGGGAATTCAATCTTTCACCCTCCGGGCACTGGAATGTCTATCGGTTTTCGGAATATCGGCAGAACATGCAGGAGGAAACGCGCTTTTCATCCCTCCCGTTTGATATACGGGTATTATCGAGTGGGGGACTTTCCCTTGCGCTGGAAATGGACTTGGGTATTTTTATGAAAAGGGGGTTGCCCCTCGAGGTGGGTGTCAGCGCCGTCATCAGGCAAAAAGACGGCAACGTGACCTATTGGGCTCTGTCCCACGCCGGTCGGCAGGCCGATTTCCATCGGCGGGATGGCTTCGCCGTGGAATGCAAAGCGTGA
- a CDS encoding phosphotransferase enzyme family protein produces MQMKEQGTRGDNVESLVAVAEQFKTQGRVVEIREFGSGNINDTFLVTLDSGSEKHFILQRINTGVFRQPELVMQNMRILTEHVQNRLQRMPLPSGRRWEVPRVLPTHDARSYWSDVGGSFWRAISFIDAARSFDTIQDMNHAAEIGYALGMFHDLVSDLPSEKLVDTLQGFHVTPRYLTHFDEVLAESDFDRSPEVKHCLKFIQERRAWAHVLENARMGGRLHLRPIHGDPKVNNVMIDSVTRQAVGIVDLDTVKPGLVHYDIGDCLRSCCNPLGEEAERWEAVRFEPDLCRIILRSYLSFANGFLTAGDYEYLYDAIRLIAFELGLRFFTDCLEGNIYFKVRYREHNLARALVQFKLVESIEFQAKAISAIIQEMK; encoded by the coding sequence ATGCAAATGAAGGAACAGGGAACAAGAGGCGATAACGTGGAGAGTCTTGTCGCCGTGGCCGAACAGTTTAAAACGCAGGGCAGGGTTGTGGAAATCCGAGAGTTCGGGAGCGGCAATATCAACGACACGTTTTTGGTGACTCTGGATTCCGGGTCTGAGAAACATTTTATACTCCAGCGCATCAATACCGGGGTATTTCGGCAGCCGGAACTTGTCATGCAGAACATGCGCATTCTGACGGAACATGTCCAAAACCGGTTGCAGAGAATGCCCCTTCCATCCGGACGCCGCTGGGAGGTGCCCCGTGTTTTGCCGACCCATGATGCTCGTAGTTATTGGAGCGATGTAGGCGGCTCGTTCTGGCGGGCCATCAGTTTCATTGACGCCGCCCGGTCCTTCGATACCATACAGGATATGAATCACGCGGCGGAGATCGGGTATGCCCTTGGCATGTTCCATGACCTCGTGAGCGATCTTCCTTCCGAAAAACTTGTCGACACGCTGCAAGGGTTCCATGTCACACCGCGTTACCTGACTCATTTTGATGAGGTGCTGGCAGAAAGCGATTTTGACAGATCCCCCGAGGTGAAACATTGTTTGAAGTTTATCCAGGAACGAAGAGCCTGGGCGCATGTTCTTGAAAATGCCAGGATGGGCGGGCGGCTCCACTTGCGTCCGATTCATGGTGATCCCAAAGTCAATAATGTCATGATCGATAGTGTCACCCGTCAGGCCGTCGGCATCGTCGACCTGGATACTGTCAAGCCAGGATTGGTGCACTACGACATCGGCGACTGCCTCCGTTCGTGCTGTAACCCGCTTGGGGAGGAAGCTGAACGGTGGGAAGCGGTTCGCTTCGAACCCGACCTCTGCAGGATCATTCTGCGAAGTTATCTGTCGTTTGCAAACGGCTTTCTCACTGCCGGTGACTACGAGTATCTCTACGACGCAATCCGGCTGATCGCCTTTGAGTTGGGGTTGAGATTCTTCACCGACTGTCTCGAAGGCAATATTTATTTCAAGGTCAGGTACCGGGAACACAATCTTGCCCGCGCTCTTGTTCAGTTCAAGCTTGTTGAAAGCATCGAATTCCAGGCGAAGGCGATTTCCGCCATCATCCAGGAGATGAAATGA